From one Chlamydiifrater phoenicopteri genomic stretch:
- a CDS encoding toprim domain-containing protein — MTSSYTEKHILTLDSLNHIRLRAGMYIGRLGNGKHTDDGIYVLLKEVIDNAIDEFIMGHGNHIHITLDKVKQQIVVRDYGRGIPQGKVIDCVSKINTGAKYTEDVFSFSVGLNGVGLKAVNALSSFFAVKTIRKKKSFEALFHQGVLTHTEESSSKEPDGTTITFIPDNTIFDHPVFLEEIIRDKLKNYAYLHRGLTLHYNGEIFSSKNGLRDLLEEKVCNSNLYSPFTYSDQDIEYCFTHSNSSTETYLSFVNGQHTVDGGTHLSAFKEALTRTINDFFNKNFQSSDVREGITGCFSVKVRTPIFESQTKNKLGNTDIKTPIVARVRDSLTKLLHADKERAQILLERIKLNEKTRKNIQFLKQELKDKQKKTLYKIPKLRDCKFHYSDKSLYGESSMIFLTEGESASASILSSRNPLTQAVFSLRGKPMNVFSLEEGQVYKNDELFYLSSALGIKDFHDTTLLRYAKVVLATDADVDGMHIRNLLITFFLKTFRQLVLENRLFILETPLFKVRYKEKTFYCYSEEEKDSTIKTLGKKTSLEITRFKGLGEISPKEFKSFIGPDIRLTPVTLLNPETIDETMNFYMGKNTQKRKRFIIENLIAEL, encoded by the coding sequence ATGACCTCGTCGTACACAGAAAAGCACATTTTAACTCTGGACTCTTTAAATCATATTCGATTGCGCGCGGGCATGTACATTGGGAGACTCGGCAACGGCAAACACACCGATGATGGAATATATGTCTTGCTTAAAGAAGTCATCGATAACGCTATTGATGAATTCATTATGGGGCATGGGAATCATATCCACATCACTTTAGACAAAGTGAAACAACAAATAGTCGTTCGAGATTATGGTAGAGGTATTCCTCAAGGAAAAGTTATTGACTGTGTCTCTAAAATCAACACGGGAGCAAAATACACTGAGGATGTATTTTCTTTTTCTGTTGGTCTTAATGGCGTTGGTCTTAAAGCTGTAAACGCATTATCTTCTTTCTTTGCAGTCAAAACCATTCGAAAAAAAAAATCTTTTGAGGCCCTTTTTCATCAAGGAGTTTTAACTCATACCGAAGAATCTTCTTCTAAAGAGCCTGACGGAACCACGATAACCTTCATTCCAGACAATACCATTTTTGATCATCCTGTATTCTTGGAAGAAATTATTAGAGACAAACTAAAAAACTACGCTTATCTACACAGAGGCCTTACGCTCCACTATAACGGAGAAATTTTTTCTTCAAAAAACGGTCTTCGCGATCTACTAGAAGAAAAGGTGTGTAACAGCAACCTTTATTCCCCATTCACATATTCCGATCAAGATATTGAGTACTGCTTTACCCATTCCAACAGCAGCACAGAGACCTATCTTTCTTTCGTTAATGGACAGCACACTGTTGACGGAGGAACACATCTTTCTGCTTTCAAAGAGGCCCTCACTCGAACCATCAACGATTTTTTTAACAAAAATTTCCAAAGCTCCGATGTTCGTGAAGGCATTACCGGATGCTTTTCAGTAAAAGTACGTACACCTATTTTTGAGTCTCAAACAAAGAACAAACTGGGTAATACAGACATTAAAACACCTATTGTTGCTCGCGTTAGAGACTCCTTAACCAAGCTCTTACACGCGGATAAAGAACGCGCCCAAATTCTTCTGGAAAGAATCAAACTGAATGAAAAAACTAGAAAAAACATTCAATTTCTTAAACAAGAACTAAAAGATAAACAAAAAAAAACTCTCTATAAGATTCCTAAGTTAAGAGATTGTAAGTTTCACTATAGCGACAAATCCTTGTACGGAGAATCTTCCATGATCTTTCTGACAGAAGGAGAGTCCGCTTCAGCTTCCATTCTTTCTTCTCGCAATCCGTTAACCCAGGCAGTATTTTCTCTTCGAGGGAAACCCATGAACGTTTTCTCTCTAGAAGAGGGGCAAGTCTACAAAAACGATGAACTCTTCTATCTATCTTCTGCGCTAGGAATAAAAGATTTCCATGACACCACCCTTCTACGCTATGCTAAAGTAGTCCTGGCCACAGACGCCGATGTTGATGGCATGCATATCCGCAATCTTTTGATCACCTTTTTCTTAAAAACTTTTCGACAACTAGTTTTAGAAAATCGGTTATTTATTTTGGAAACCCCTCTATTCAAAGTTCGTTACAAGGAAAAAACTTTCTATTGCTACTCCGAAGAGGAAAAAGATTCTACAATCAAAACCTTGGGGAAAAAAACTTCCCTAGAAATCACTCGATTTAAAGGCTTGGGAGAGATTTCTCCAAAAGAATTTAAATCCTTCATCGGACCCGACATTCGCTTAACACCTGTAACCCTTTTAAATCCAGAAACTATTGATGAAACCATGAACTTTTACATGGGTAAAAACACCCAAAAACGTAAACGCTTTATCATAGAAAATCTCATAGCGGAACTTTAA
- a CDS encoding DNA gyrase subunit A yields the protein MQDVSDLFKTHFLHYASYVILERAIPHVLDGLKPVQRRLLWTLFRMDDNKMHKVANIAGRTMALHPHGDAPIVEALVVLANKGYLIDTQGNFGNPLTGDPHAAARYIEARLSSLAKETLFNTDLISFHPSYDGRESEPDVLPAKIPLLLLHGVDGIAVGMTTKIFPHNFTELLQAQIHYLENKTFCFYPDFPSGGIMDASNYQDGKGSITLRASIEIPNNKTLIIKELCPYTTTESLIRSIEQAAKRGLFKIDSIQDFSTEKPEIEIKLPKGCYAEELLPKLFKHTECEVTLFPHTTVIYEDKPIEPTLSEILQLHTDNLLNLLKKELEIQRTELQQSRLRKTVEYIFIKHKLYDAIRASDTTSLLEEKVLQALQPFHKELPSPPTKADASYLISIPIRKILSFNEQNTKNNLEQIDKAITSVEQQLTDMRKVTIKYLKKLMTKYKAFGIRKTKLTSFDETSTPARKEKTLF from the coding sequence ATGCAAGATGTCTCAGACCTATTTAAAACGCACTTTCTACACTATGCCTCTTACGTCATTCTCGAACGTGCTATCCCTCATGTTTTAGACGGCCTGAAGCCTGTGCAAAGACGTTTGTTATGGACACTCTTTCGCATGGATGATAACAAAATGCACAAGGTCGCGAACATTGCAGGGCGTACCATGGCTTTGCACCCTCACGGAGATGCTCCTATAGTGGAAGCCCTTGTCGTTTTGGCTAACAAGGGATATCTAATAGACACACAAGGAAACTTTGGAAACCCTCTAACAGGCGACCCACACGCCGCTGCTCGTTATATAGAAGCCCGACTATCCTCGCTCGCAAAAGAAACGCTTTTCAATACAGATCTTATATCCTTCCACCCATCCTACGATGGTCGCGAATCTGAACCAGATGTTTTGCCAGCAAAAATTCCTCTCCTTCTTTTGCACGGAGTTGATGGTATTGCTGTGGGGATGACGACAAAAATTTTCCCACACAACTTTACAGAGCTTCTACAAGCTCAAATTCACTATTTGGAAAATAAAACATTTTGTTTCTACCCAGACTTTCCTTCGGGAGGCATCATGGATGCCTCTAATTACCAAGATGGAAAAGGCTCCATCACTTTACGAGCTTCTATAGAAATACCCAACAACAAGACGTTAATAATAAAGGAATTATGTCCCTACACCACAACAGAATCGCTCATTCGATCCATAGAACAAGCGGCCAAACGAGGTCTTTTTAAAATCGACAGCATCCAAGATTTCTCTACAGAGAAACCAGAAATAGAAATTAAACTTCCAAAAGGTTGTTATGCAGAAGAACTTCTCCCTAAACTTTTCAAACACACAGAATGTGAGGTAACTCTCTTTCCTCACACAACGGTCATCTACGAAGATAAACCCATAGAACCGACTCTATCGGAGATCTTACAATTACATACCGACAATTTACTGAACTTATTGAAGAAAGAATTAGAAATTCAACGGACAGAATTACAACAATCTCGTCTAAGAAAAACGGTGGAATACATTTTTATTAAACACAAACTTTATGACGCCATTAGAGCTTCTGATACAACCTCTTTGCTTGAAGAAAAGGTTCTACAAGCTCTACAACCATTCCACAAAGAGTTACCATCTCCTCCAACTAAAGCCGACGCTTCCTACCTGATTTCCATACCCATAAGAAAAATTCTTTCTTTCAATGAACAAAACACAAAAAACAACTTGGAGCAAATAGACAAAGCAATAACTTCAGTAGAGCAACAGCTGACGGACATGCGCAAAGTAACTATCAAATATCTGAAAAAATTAATGACCAAATATAAAGCTTTTGGAATACGGAAAACCAAACTGACATCTTTTGATGAAACATCCACACCTGCCCGCAAAGAAAAAACTTTATTCTAA
- a CDS encoding RluA family pseudouridine synthase codes for MKKSKTLSFICGNSLVSTPRSGETADLDDDLLLEPELSLLSPISFPIRLDKFLSLVYPEYSRTFYQECIANGLVSVNEQPETKPRRQLFLNDKVVVSIPEEAPLELLPENIPLDIVYEDDLIIIINKPRGLVVHPAPGHPTGTVVNALLHLLGDKLREEFSEEHLRPGIVHRLDKDTSGLLITAKTRQAKKIYSKMFEEKTIQKTYLAICIGRPQTQVIHTQIARHSIKRQEMAVVPSGGKEAITHCETLATHNNLSLVRLIPQTGRTHQLRVHLKHVKTPILGDPVYGNNTKNLCEGFHQQLLHAYSLTFTHPFTAATITLLAPLPEDMLLLKKKYFSSIDL; via the coding sequence ATGAAAAAAAGTAAAACTTTATCTTTTATTTGTGGAAACTCCCTCGTCTCTACACCTCGTTCTGGCGAAACCGCAGATCTCGACGATGATCTATTGCTCGAACCAGAGCTCTCACTGTTATCTCCTATTTCTTTTCCGATAAGGTTAGATAAATTTCTTTCCCTAGTGTATCCCGAATACTCTAGAACTTTCTATCAAGAATGCATTGCCAACGGGCTGGTTTCTGTAAATGAACAACCAGAAACTAAACCCAGAAGGCAACTCTTTCTTAATGACAAAGTTGTTGTTTCTATTCCTGAAGAAGCTCCTTTGGAACTTCTGCCAGAAAATATTCCTTTGGACATTGTTTATGAGGACGATCTCATCATTATCATAAACAAACCCAGAGGGTTGGTAGTGCATCCCGCACCAGGACACCCGACAGGAACTGTCGTTAATGCTTTGCTACATCTACTAGGAGACAAACTTCGAGAGGAGTTTTCTGAGGAACATTTGCGACCAGGGATCGTTCATCGCTTAGATAAAGATACTTCTGGTCTACTTATTACAGCTAAAACTAGGCAGGCGAAAAAGATCTACAGTAAAATGTTTGAAGAAAAAACCATACAAAAAACTTATCTGGCTATCTGCATTGGCCGCCCGCAAACGCAAGTCATTCACACTCAGATAGCAAGACATTCTATAAAAAGACAAGAAATGGCTGTAGTTCCTTCTGGGGGCAAAGAAGCTATCACTCACTGCGAAACTTTAGCCACACATAACAACCTCAGTCTGGTACGGTTGATTCCTCAGACCGGTCGCACTCATCAACTTCGTGTACATCTCAAACATGTAAAAACTCCCATCCTGGGAGATCCTGTTTATGGAAACAACACCAAAAATCTTTGTGAAGGCTTCCACCAACAACTCCTTCACGCTTACTCCCTTACCTTCACTCACCCCTTCACTGCAGCAACTATTACTCTTTTAGCTCCTCTTCCTGAGGATATGCTCCTTCTTAAGAAAAAATATTTTTCTTCTATCGATCTTTAG
- a CDS encoding KH domain-containing protein, translated as MKDFLEYIVKNLVDRPEAVHIKEIEGTNTLILELQVAQPDIGKIIGKEGKTIKAIRSLLVSVASRNNLKVSLEIIEDKR; from the coding sequence ATGAAAGATTTTTTAGAATATATCGTAAAAAACCTCGTTGACAGACCTGAAGCGGTACACATCAAAGAAATAGAAGGAACCAACACTCTTATTCTAGAACTTCAAGTCGCTCAACCAGATATTGGAAAAATCATTGGTAAAGAGGGTAAAACTATCAAAGCTATCCGGTCTCTTCTAGTATCCGTTGCTAGCCGCAACAACCTTAAGGTTTCTTTGGAAATCATCGAAGACAAAAGATAG
- the kdsA gene encoding 3-deoxy-8-phosphooctulonate synthase gives MTCLFQDICASDTLSIISGPCVMESAEHALECAAFLASLFRNYPQIKFIFKSSYDKANRSSVQSFRGVGLEAGLEILAEIKKRHNLPVLTDVHSPEEAEQAAEVCDIIQIPAFLCRQTDILLAAGQSNAIVNIKKGQFLSPWDMDGPIEKILSTGNNKIILTERGCSFGYNNLVSDMRSIAVMKTSGFPVIFDGTHSVQLPGALKNSSGGQTEFIPTLTRAALAAGANGLFIESHPAPETAKSDAASMLSFSQLTELLPGWEQLFNCVSSLLEPVKV, from the coding sequence ATGACCTGCTTATTTCAAGACATTTGTGCTTCAGATACATTATCCATAATCAGCGGTCCATGCGTGATGGAAAGTGCGGAACATGCTCTAGAGTGCGCAGCGTTCCTTGCCTCTTTGTTTCGAAACTACCCACAAATAAAATTCATCTTCAAGTCAAGCTACGACAAAGCCAATAGATCGTCGGTCCAATCATTCAGAGGTGTTGGATTAGAAGCAGGCCTAGAGATTTTAGCAGAAATAAAAAAACGACATAATTTGCCTGTTTTAACTGATGTCCACTCTCCCGAAGAAGCAGAGCAAGCGGCTGAAGTTTGCGACATCATTCAAATCCCGGCCTTTTTGTGTAGACAAACGGATATTCTCCTAGCTGCAGGGCAAAGTAATGCTATCGTTAACATAAAAAAGGGACAGTTCTTATCTCCGTGGGATATGGACGGACCTATCGAGAAAATTCTTTCTACAGGAAACAATAAAATCATTCTTACTGAGAGAGGATGCTCGTTCGGATATAACAATCTTGTTTCAGATATGCGCTCTATAGCAGTAATGAAAACTAGTGGATTCCCAGTAATTTTCGATGGAACGCATTCTGTGCAACTGCCAGGAGCCCTAAAAAACTCTAGCGGAGGGCAGACAGAATTTATACCGACCTTAACTAGAGCTGCTCTTGCTGCAGGAGCTAACGGATTATTCATTGAATCTCATCCAGCTCCAGAGACAGCTAAAAGCGATGCAGCCTCTATGCTTTCTTTCTCTCAGTTAACCGAACTTTTGCCTGGTTGGGAACAACTTTTCAATTGCGTGTCTTCTCTATTAGAACCTGTAAAAGTATGA
- a CDS encoding DUF1137 domain-containing protein: MTKFISYGLICSGSFLLAIFLTGVSVLYPDNLHKISPLPNEWQTPPPFLKIKKLGVKKQIITKATGRFFCSIDKSCLELKVHDDFRCRETLSGLSGFFYPNDPSKTVKFHSKSGELLYRNYELTLHDCQFSFFEANDPYPLPKATTTGAMKTMTLSLLKMPK; this comes from the coding sequence ATGACAAAGTTTATCTCCTACGGATTAATTTGCTCAGGAAGCTTTTTACTTGCTATATTTCTTACGGGCGTCTCAGTACTTTACCCCGATAATTTACACAAAATTTCTCCCTTACCTAATGAATGGCAAACACCACCCCCTTTTCTAAAAATTAAGAAACTAGGTGTTAAGAAACAGATCATTACAAAAGCTACCGGGCGATTCTTTTGCAGTATTGATAAATCTTGCTTAGAACTAAAAGTACATGATGATTTTCGCTGCAGGGAAACTCTCTCAGGACTCTCAGGATTTTTTTACCCTAACGATCCCTCAAAAACAGTAAAATTCCATAGTAAAAGCGGAGAACTTCTCTACAGGAACTACGAACTAACTTTACATGATTGCCAATTTAGTTTCTTTGAAGCTAACGATCCATACCCCTTACCAAAAGCAACAACAACGGGGGCAATGAAAACTATGACCTTATCCCTACTCAAGATGCCCAAATAA
- the lptB gene encoding LPS export ABC transporter ATP-binding protein — translation MPVLSVHNLVKKYNKKPVTNDVSFHVNPGEIVGLLGPNGAGKTTAFYLTVGLIRPDSGSILFKNTNVTKRTMDYRARLGIGYLAQEPTVFKEMTVKENLICILQIIYKASKEQSHLLDTLVDDLQLGPCLHKKAGTLSGGERRRLEIACVLALNPSVLLLDEPFANVDPLVIQNVKYLITLLSRRGIGILVTDHNAKELLSIADRCYLIIDGKIFFEGSSSQMIANPLVRQHYLGDAFSY, via the coding sequence ATGCCTGTCCTATCTGTCCATAATCTAGTAAAAAAATATAATAAGAAACCTGTCACTAATGATGTTTCTTTTCATGTAAATCCAGGAGAAATTGTGGGCCTCCTGGGACCAAATGGCGCAGGAAAAACTACTGCTTTCTACCTCACCGTAGGTCTTATCAGACCCGACTCTGGATCTATTCTTTTTAAAAATACAAATGTCACTAAAAGAACTATGGATTACCGAGCTAGATTAGGAATCGGGTACCTAGCTCAAGAGCCTACTGTTTTCAAAGAAATGACAGTCAAAGAAAACCTTATCTGTATTCTCCAAATCATCTACAAAGCCAGCAAAGAACAATCCCACTTGTTAGATACTCTCGTAGATGATCTGCAACTAGGCCCCTGCTTACATAAAAAAGCAGGAACCCTCTCAGGGGGAGAAAGACGTAGATTAGAAATCGCCTGCGTCCTAGCCTTAAATCCTAGCGTTCTTCTTTTAGACGAACCTTTTGCTAACGTAGACCCTCTAGTCATTCAAAACGTTAAATACTTGATTACATTGTTATCAAGACGCGGGATCGGTATTCTGGTAACAGATCACAACGCTAAAGAGCTCTTATCTATAGCAGACAGATGCTACCTTATTATCGACGGAAAAATTTTCTTTGAAGGATCTTCTTCCCAAATGATTGCAAATCCCCTTGTCAGGCAGCACTATCTAGGAGATGCTTTTTCTTATTGA
- a CDS encoding CT620/CT621 family type III secretion system effector — MLNKTIFINPKKEIAIAFQKNTINKQSFLSDTIKFETILQEKHFLNKLAHVLDGLVENKETVIATSNQGVEVTMDSAMNAVAPLSKKRFCVPRYYSSAKPSSLKPLQEGRYPVKVPRTRSEEEVSRLVDDNQQCLTRAFLDGLVEILQKCEQPKQDNTELFSQLLEKANSLKEKRVGYTVEDMISTRNLSWETVEAIGRSDLDEARKVTLMSELSLQYENITLLEGSYARSRARELLRLLSEIKERLEAEEYSIFAEIERKIFAIDNQVENYSSEDIENVLLYTLEFSETINRSALPRGDKIDYNRKVMTVYNEQVESLEVYQKVVEASIAAREHQLEIFRQVTNQTAAFFGLFAPINLTNSISDFTASGASAALQALFAIDSMFSYLSEEQKSLVNNAFNEAFSLSSTAINPRIDSENGISGEGLGNTDFPWYIAIVWTYFLASNAIAKNPSISQTAVNTAVKTGVGDFQDSGFDMLKAVKGVVEKIALEADRSLFADKVLGNGVAVLPNKAEYTVYSQGSDNSTVTINFTLMDIGGTFLSNWNGLFQNAKNEIAQKYFRFKGLSHINFTEEENKLSISRENLKELASLEQNVYVSGLVAKTGELQALALPSAVATVLIDHYMPREVDFLNDAYSQLYFSNFASTVGNAILEVIASFVNSATYFNFASYIGQKPAVGTEGKDIYPGNFETAERKLREERLQATLFLQKTEAGLEEIEKQLAIVDADEKISLTQRTQLRDMLTSYAISLRGIANNLVTVSNFLSQITVSKAGEKELPGTFQVKGPDSQWQNNLENMEEAVVSGFSGQILPNGMFSLHALVQSDQQSFADMGQNHQLNLQMHLTGMQQEWTVISTSLQILNQVYLGLVRSLLG; from the coding sequence ATGTTGAATAAAACAATTTTCATTAATCCTAAAAAAGAGATAGCTATAGCTTTTCAAAAGAACACAATTAATAAGCAGTCTTTTTTAAGTGATACTATAAAGTTTGAGACTATATTACAAGAGAAGCATTTTTTAAATAAATTAGCACACGTTTTAGATGGTTTAGTAGAGAATAAAGAAACTGTTATTGCGACCTCTAATCAAGGTGTGGAAGTAACTATGGATTCAGCAATGAATGCTGTTGCTCCTTTGTCGAAAAAGAGATTTTGTGTTCCCAGGTATTATTCTAGTGCGAAACCCTCTTCTTTGAAGCCTTTACAAGAGGGTAGATATCCGGTAAAAGTTCCCCGCACTCGATCTGAGGAAGAGGTTAGCAGATTGGTGGACGATAACCAGCAGTGTCTAACTCGAGCTTTTCTAGATGGGCTAGTAGAAATTTTGCAAAAGTGCGAGCAACCTAAGCAAGATAACACAGAATTATTCTCTCAATTGTTGGAAAAAGCTAATAGCTTGAAAGAAAAAAGGGTGGGCTACACTGTTGAGGATATGATATCGACTCGAAATCTTTCTTGGGAAACAGTGGAGGCTATAGGGCGATCCGATTTAGACGAAGCGCGCAAAGTGACTTTGATGTCAGAATTATCTTTGCAATATGAAAATATTACCTTGTTAGAGGGGTCTTATGCGCGTTCTAGAGCAAGGGAACTGTTACGTCTTTTATCTGAGATTAAAGAGCGCTTAGAAGCGGAAGAATACAGCATATTCGCTGAAATAGAAAGGAAAATATTTGCAATAGATAATCAGGTGGAGAACTATTCTTCAGAGGACATAGAGAACGTTTTGCTCTACACGTTAGAGTTTTCTGAAACTATCAACCGTTCAGCCTTACCTAGAGGAGACAAAATAGATTACAATAGGAAGGTCATGACGGTATATAATGAGCAAGTAGAGTCCTTAGAGGTCTACCAAAAAGTAGTGGAGGCTAGTATAGCTGCTAGGGAGCATCAATTAGAAATTTTCCGACAAGTAACGAATCAAACGGCAGCTTTTTTTGGGTTGTTTGCTCCTATAAACTTAACAAACAGCATATCAGATTTCACTGCTAGTGGAGCTTCTGCTGCTTTGCAGGCATTGTTTGCAATAGACTCCATGTTTTCGTATCTAAGTGAGGAACAAAAAAGCCTAGTGAATAATGCTTTTAACGAAGCATTTTCTTTAAGTTCCACGGCCATAAATCCTAGGATAGATTCTGAAAATGGAATCTCAGGAGAGGGTTTGGGTAACACGGATTTTCCTTGGTATATAGCTATTGTTTGGACATATTTTTTGGCCTCGAATGCTATAGCAAAGAATCCTTCTATATCGCAAACAGCTGTTAATACTGCCGTGAAAACTGGGGTTGGGGATTTTCAAGATTCTGGTTTTGACATGCTTAAAGCTGTCAAGGGTGTGGTTGAAAAAATAGCTTTAGAGGCTGATAGAAGCCTTTTTGCGGATAAAGTTTTGGGTAATGGTGTTGCTGTTTTACCTAATAAAGCGGAGTACACAGTTTATTCTCAGGGATCGGATAATTCTACGGTTACAATTAATTTTACTCTAATGGATATTGGAGGGACTTTCCTAAGCAATTGGAATGGCTTATTTCAGAATGCAAAGAATGAAATTGCTCAAAAATACTTTAGGTTTAAAGGGTTGTCTCACATTAATTTTACAGAAGAAGAAAATAAACTTTCTATATCTCGAGAGAACTTGAAGGAGCTTGCTTCTTTGGAGCAAAATGTTTATGTAAGCGGTCTGGTTGCAAAAACTGGAGAATTACAGGCTCTAGCCCTGCCTTCAGCTGTTGCTACGGTTTTAATAGATCATTACATGCCTAGAGAAGTTGATTTTTTGAATGATGCTTATTCGCAGCTGTACTTTAGTAACTTTGCCTCCACAGTCGGTAATGCCATTTTGGAGGTTATAGCAAGTTTTGTAAATTCTGCGACCTATTTTAATTTTGCCAGTTACATTGGACAAAAACCTGCCGTAGGGACCGAAGGCAAGGATATTTATCCAGGTAATTTTGAAACAGCCGAAAGAAAGTTGAGAGAAGAACGCTTGCAAGCTACTTTGTTTTTGCAAAAGACAGAGGCTGGGCTAGAAGAAATAGAGAAGCAACTTGCTATCGTAGATGCTGATGAGAAAATTTCTCTGACTCAAAGAACTCAGCTTAGAGATATGTTAACCAGTTATGCTATCAGTCTGAGAGGAATAGCCAATAATTTGGTTACAGTGTCTAATTTCTTGAGTCAAATAACGGTTTCTAAAGCGGGAGAAAAAGAATTACCTGGAACATTTCAAGTGAAGGGCCCAGATTCTCAATGGCAGAATAATTTGGAAAATATGGAAGAAGCTGTAGTGTCTGGGTTTTCTGGACAAATTCTCCCTAACGGGATGTTTTCCTTACATGCTTTGGTGCAATCGGATCAACAATCTTTTGCGGATATGGGACAAAACCATCAATTGAATCTTCAGATGCATTTGACTGGAATGCAGCAGGAGTGGACAGTGATCTCAACTTCGTTGCAGATACTGAATCAAGTCTATTTAGGTCTGGTTCGGAGTTTGTTAGGGTAG